The Candidatus Cloacimonadota bacterium genome includes the window TCGATAAAACAACAGATCGAGTGCAATTCCTGATGGGAGAAGCACGCACACCTCATCGCGGAAGCCAGAAAATTCTGGAGGAACTGCATTGGACAGCCTGTGGTTTCGAACCGATGAAATACCTGTTTGGTAAACACCGGGAAAGCACTCTCTTTTATATAAAAACTCAAGGCATGGCAAAAGAACTGCGGAAGAATAATCCACGAGTTATTTCGGAAGCTTCGGTTCTTGCTCAAACTGTTCTCAAAAATATGAATTACCCGGTAGACATAATCGTTGAAAACGAAGTCGATGGTTATCCGATCGGGAAAGGTTATAAAATTGAGCATCTGAAAGAGCAGAAAGGTGTTACATCTTTACTTCGAATTGAAAGAGGAAGAGTTTCCAACCGTGAGATTTTCGGGAATTTTTCCTTATCTCATGGTTTTTTCAGGATAGGTGATCCAACCACAAATTACTTGATCGCGAAAGAAGGAGATGCTGTTCTCGGTGCGGTCGGTTTCATTCATGATCCGATAGATAAGAAAATCCGTATCTTTGAATTGATCGAATTCGATGATGCTGTTAAAGGATTTTTATTATCAGAAGTAGATCGAATAGCACGGGAAGAATTCCAGGTAGATTATATGGAAGTAGATATTTCAGCTTATTCACCCAAAATCCAGAGAACTTTTGAAAGACTCGGTTTTGTCCCAATAGCGTATTGCCCTTCTATGGTTTTTCAACAAGTTGAGCGGCTCGATGTTATTCGGATGACAAAACTCTGTTGTCAATATGATCCAGGGGAAATGAGACTGCTCGAACCGGGACAGAAAATAATAGAAATCGTGGAAAAAGGTTTTGAAGATCGCATGCTCGGTATGGAAATCACAGATGCTGCTCGTAAAACAGAACTCTTCAAAGATCTGGCTGACGGTGAACTTTATCATCTGGCTCGGATTGCAAGAACTGTGGAGTTTCCAAAAGGTCATATACTTATTGGACAGGATAAAGAACCTGATAATCTCTATATTTTCATCGATGGAAGTGCGGAAGTTACAACCGGAAAACAGATAGTTGGAAATTTGAGTTCAGGAAATATCTGCGGAGAAATGGCTCTCATCGATAAAAGTCCGCGTAGCGCAAATGTTATCCTGACCAGCAATTCCAAATTGATAAAGATCAATATCGAGCGTTTAGAAAGACTGATGGAATCCCGTCCCAGACTCGGTTATGATGTGGTGAATAAACTGGCGGGAAGTTTGAGTTCGAAGTTGAAGAAACTAAACTTGAGTACGCTTTATATGAAGAAGTTTGAGTTGGTGTGAGGTTGGATTTATTAAACACTGAAAAGCACTGAAATTTCATAAACTTCCAGAGTTCTTTTGAACCTGGTAAGTTTTTTTCTATATTCTATCCTACTGCACTCCTCTCACAATATAAAACTTACTCCCATTAACCGGTTCGCTCCAATCATTATCTTCGGTCACTTCTTCTTCCAATATCCAATTTTCCATTATTTCATACGGATTTTCCGAAGAATAAACTCGATAGGAGTTCGCTCCAACTATATATGTCCAATTAAGTTCAACATTATTACCGATTATCTCGATCGTAACATCCGGAGCCAGCATCCAGTCATTCTCGTGATAAAAATCCGAAACTTCTTCCTCACTCAAAATTCTATTATAGATCCTGATATCATCGATCAATCCGTCAAAATAATGATATTCATCATTCTCATAACCACGACCGATACTTAATGGTAGATCCGAAGCAGTGAAAGACGAAATTGTGACCGTATCCTGCTCAACGATTTCACCATCCACATAAAGACGCAGATAATGTCCGGGATAGAAGACAGACACAACATGATGCCATTTATCATCGTCATAACGATCATCGGTTCTTAATCCGTAATTCTCATAAGGTTTAAGAACAGTGAATTTCATAGTTCCGTTGAATTGCGGAGAAGGATGATTTCGAGTAGTTCCAACCAGGTAACCTTTCCAATCTTGCGTGTGAGTGCTTAACGCATAATCAGCATTGCTGATAAAATCGG containing:
- a CDS encoding GNAT family N-acetyltransferase, with the protein product MKTIREARDTDVNQIRDLFVQVYGKEYPFKGFYDTEWLKKAVYDDGTFFLIMEMDNRIVATVSMMLTSGGLDDMIGEIGRLVATTDPKYRGKGLYTELTQILIDKTTDRVQFLMGEARTPHRGSQKILEELHWTACGFEPMKYLFGKHRESTLFYIKTQGMAKELRKNNPRVISEASVLAQTVLKNMNYPVDIIVENEVDGYPIGKGYKIEHLKEQKGVTSLLRIERGRVSNREIFGNFSLSHGFFRIGDPTTNYLIAKEGDAVLGAVGFIHDPIDKKIRIFELIEFDDAVKGFLLSEVDRIAREEFQVDYMEVDISAYSPKIQRTFERLGFVPIAYCPSMVFQQVERLDVIRMTKLCCQYDPGEMRLLEPGQKIIEIVEKGFEDRMLGMEITDAARKTELFKDLADGELYHLARIARTVEFPKGHILIGQDKEPDNLYIFIDGSAEVTTGKQIVGNLSSGNICGEMALIDKSPRSANVILTSNSKLIKINIERLERLMESRPRLGYDVVNKLAGSLSSKLKKLNLSTLYMKKFELV